A genome region from Sander vitreus isolate 19-12246 chromosome 21, sanVit1, whole genome shotgun sequence includes the following:
- the LOC144536685 gene encoding FERM domain-containing protein 6, producing MRTRQKRQVCILLPNKQHLDCTVRVRARGHEVLNSVLKHLGISELQVFGLAVLRDNEYLFLDSEQKLSKYFGKRWNRGSLTVPFILFLRVQYYVESGLLILSSKVQQLYYTELRQKVLHSQSCHQEALLFQLAASALQAEVGDLEKYRHYFLPEDYFPSWLIKRRGRDFLLQHCPVLHGELRGVTRSQAVLQFIKEASSLQDGPVTFYRMRQVGLHIINQRKPPKYCNCNDVDKKELRSSILLGVAMKGVHIYQMVGGKQCQLYVFSWTDIERLTFQGSRFEIAAVGSLCLPKLVYYTPSATHSKHILRHLSDSHRFHIITRDAVGYIQQLEDMQASQFYKETYICDTTRLAHRLQSNSLTSSMSDCSVAVETTTVWSKEEEEEEEVTEYELCVDEPEELFVDSPAELSWLAELSVDGPLVLPSSYWAAVTMEMKQVLKSRADDEGVSMD from the exons ATGAGGACGAGGCAGAAACGACAAGTGTGCATCCTTCTTCCAAACAAGCAGCACCTGGACTGTACTGTCAGG GTGAGAGCCAGAGGCCACGAGGTGTTGAATAGTGTGTTGAAGCACCTTGGCATCAGTGAACTCCAAGTCTTTGGTCTGGCTGTTCTCAGAG ataaTGAATACCTCTTTCTTGATTCGGAGCAAAAGCTGAGCAAGTACTTTGGCAAAAGATGGAACCGAGGATCGTTAACG GTCCCATTCATCTTATTTCTGAGAGTGCAGTATTATGTAGAGAGTGGGCTGCTAATTCT GAGCAGCAAAGTGCAGCAGCTTTACTACACTGAGCTGAGGCAAAAGGTGCTGCATTCACAGAGCTGCCATCAGGAAGCTTTGCTCTTCCAGCTGGCAGCGTCTGCACTTCAAGCTGAAGTCGGAGATCtgga AAAATACAGACATTACTTTCTTCCTGAAGATTACTTCCCCTCTTGG CTGATAAAGCGTCGTGGACGGGACTTCCTGCTCCAGCACTGCCCAGTGTTACACGGAGAGCTGAGAGGTGTGACACGTAGCCAAGCCGTCCTGCAGTTTATAAAAGAGGCCAGCAGCCTGCAGGATGGACCAGTCACCTTCTACAGGATGAGACAGGTCGGACTGCACATCATTAACCAAAGAAAGCCACCAAAATACTGTAACTGTAATGACGTAGAC AAAAAAGAGCTGAGAAGTTCAATTCTTCTTGGTGTGGCAATGAAAGGAGTCCATATTTATCAG ATGGTGGGAGGGAAGCAGTGCCAATTGTATGTCTTTTCCTGGACCGATATTGAACGCCTCACTTTCCAG GGCAGCAGGTTTGAAATCGCTGCCGTGGGCTCTCTGTGCCTCCCTAAGCTGGTGTATTACACTCCTTCAGCCACCCACTCCAAACACATCCTGAGGCACCTCAGTGACAGTCACCGGTTCCACATCATCACCAGAGATGCAGTTGGCTACATCCAACAGCTGGAAGACATGCAGG CCAGTCAGTTCTACAAAGAGACCTACATTTGTGACACAACACGCTTGGCACACAGACTCCAGAGCAACAGCCTCACATCCTCAATGTCTGACTGCAGTGTTGCAGTCGAAACAACCACAGTCTGGtccaaagaggaggaggaggaggaggaagtcaCAG AGTATGAGCTGTGTGTGGACGAACCAGAGGAGTTATTTGTCGACAGCCCAGCCGAATTGTCGTGGTTGGCTGAGCTGTCTGTCGATGGACCTTTGGTGTTACCCTCTTCTTATTGGGCAG CTGTCACCATGGAAATGAAACAG GTTCTGAAGAGCAGAGCTGATGATGAAGGGGTTTCTATGGACTAA